gTCTTGCACTACTGACTGGAGACTCATCATCACAACTTATAACACTTCCACAATCACTATCGCTCATCAGAGCCTCATCATCACAACGCATCCCTCCCTAGCACTACTTTCCACACCCATCATCACAACTCGTCACACTTCCACAGTCACTATTGCTCACCAGAGCCTCACCATCACATCACATCCCTGTCTCGAACTACTGACCAGAGAGTCATCATCACAACTAATAACACTTCCACAGTCACTATCGCTCACCAGAGCCTCATCATCACAACACATCTCTCTCTAGTGCTAATAACCACACTCATTATCACAACTCATCACACTTCCACAGCCACTATCGCTCACCAGAGCCTCATCATCACAACATATCCCTCTCTAGCACTACTTACCACAGACTCATCATCACAACTCATCACACTTCCACAGTCACTATCGTTTACcagagcctcaccatcacaacacatccctgtCTTGCACTACTGACCAGAGACTCATCATCACAACTTATAACACTTCCAAAATCACTATCGCTCACCAGAGCCTCATCATCACAGCACATCCCTCTCTAGCACTACTTTCCACACCCTTACCATCTCCATTAATCACACAGCAACTTCACTAACCAGTCTCGCCACATCACACTCCCATCACTCACAGCCCTCATCAGCACTGCACTCACATGATTTACCACTATCATTAAAGCTCCCAGCAACACTCTCATTGTCCTCATTATTGCCACCCATTTACTCTCACATCATTCACTACAGAGTCACCAATATTTTTACAGTCTCACATTACACACAACTCTCACCATTGCTAACCATTACTTCCTGAAATTATTCACCACTCCTTCACCATTGTGGTTTCTGTGCTCAGCACTCTGCTCGCCTAGCCTAACCATAGTTCAGCTTGTGCAGCCTTGAGAGTGTTTGTGTGCCCtgcgccctcccccaccccccacacgacCCCCGACACAGTAGTGCATTGCACAGCCCCTGCCTACCTTGGCATTTTGATGTAGTGTAACACTTTGCATCTGCTTGCACTGCACAACCTCATCCTGGCAGTAGATTTTGTGTGGTCTTCCTGCATGGGACCTTTTTGTGGAAACTCATAGTACCTCTGTAACCTCGCTTGGCCTCCAGAGGTGTGCAGTATAGCACCTTCATCTCAACCTTCATCAGCTGGCACGGAGTTGGCATTGCTGTCACCGAAGGCTGGCTCCTACCCGGCAACAGCTGCACGAAGTTGGATCAGTTGGGCTGCTGGAAGCTCTTGGATGACTGTGATATTAGCAATACAGCCCTTGCCCTGTTCAAACACTCAAGCATTAATCGAGCCCCACATCCAACCATCACGTCACTATTACacaatgcactctgtcactcacccattcactagCCTTTCTCCCACTGACCCCACTGCTTCAGGCTTACTACCACACCATGCCCCCGTACGCTTCATTTGTCCCTTTTAGTCGAACATGCATCCACTTTTGCATCTGTCCTTCATCCATGCCCTCAGTCACATACTCATTCTCACATTAGTTGCCCAACTACACAAGTAAACAACAAAGAGGCACTTTGCCTTATACCCCTgatctactggctttggcaatgtttgtttaCCTTTGCAAGTGATAATTATGACCCCtactccctccctccttccttcctttcccttACTCTCCCGCTCACCACCTCCCTCACCCTGTCTGGTTACTCTGAGCCTCTCTCCAGCCTCATGTTTTGTACAATTCCTTGCTTTAAACGTTTTTTTCACTTTCTGGTACCATTATTGTACTTACAAGTGATACTCTTGTTTCACTTAAATCATGTCCAGTGAGCTGTAAATGTTTAATAGCTAGCCTCTATTGAACTGAATTCaattgaaattgcatttatatagcgcttactacccccgacgaggcGTTTAATCACTTTTCAGCAATGAGGCCAAAGTTAGCGGCCAGTCCATTAGTTATTGGGATTTGGGCCTaatatagagtttggtggaggggttactctgtcacaaacttgacagatatcctgcccgggTATTACGATCTCTATAGACTATTATCGAATCGtagtacggcggacgggatatccgtcacgtttgtgacaaagtaacccctcggccaaactctaaatcaggcccgagtcTGTTAGTCCTGCATACTAAAGGTAACCATTTCATACATTCACTCCAGTTTCTTTATGGTACATTAGTGACTCAGATCTGACAATTAGAGGGGACTATGTGAGAAGCAAATGCTTActggaattaatattgttatgATTTGAAAAACTGACAAGCTtgagatttaggggcagatttaacagcccctagcgccaccgtagcgccacttttcgtgatgctccggtgggggtaaccactgctccatatttacaaggaggtgtaatgccactttttgtggcgttacacctccttgtaaatataggcccctcagacgcagttttctgcatcctaGGTGCGTGcattgggtgttgcagtgggcgttccaccgcaacacccattgcttttgatgctcccTCAGATTTACATGTTGTTGTAAACCTAAGGCAGCGTAAAAAACTAATgccgccccaggggtggcattagcatggcaaaacgaggaggaatgcttttattcctccttgtttttcactttttctatgtgtgctgcattcagcagcacgcatagaaagagcaaaatgccatggatgactgtttatgtgcaggaaggtgtcccttcctgcacataaacaatcaatccccttaacacagacaccctttcactatggtgcaagggtgcctgtgttggcgcaggcagcttaatttagcactggcgcaggggggagcacagggctgcaccgtattcctgtaaatacagcgcatccctgcgtttcaaaagtggcgcatcGTGGtggtgctatttttggcgcagcaccgcactccgccactttggcttaaatcagTGCCTTAGAGTAGTTTATATATGCCAGAGGTGGGTAGAAGGGAGGCAGAGGTGCATTCAAAACATATAGTAGAGGGAAAAAGTAAAAGTTTAATTCACGGTCAATTTTTGAAGCAGGGATTTTCAGGAATATACCAGGTGGAGATTTTTTGCGAGTGAGTCCAATCTGTGGCTGTATCCCGTGGCAAGAAAGAATCTTAAACTCAGCTGCAAAGTAAAGTGGCTTTTAACAATCTTTCGAGAGGCACTTTTAAGGGTTCTCTGCCCTTCTTGATCTGTGTTTTCTTGTTCATATCTTGGGTAGGACTTTTTATTACCTTTTGTCTTATAAAGTtgattttattggcatttcaataaGTAGCAGTACATAGAAAGCATCTTTCCATAATACATGTGCATTGAGACAGTTGTACCAGGAGAATAAGAACCAGTAGATACCAATAAATCAACAACCATTAAAAACACTTCATCTCTACATTTCCCCTTTGCCCACCCTCTACCCCTAAAACTTCCACCCACGTATTTTTACAGAAATAAAAAGTAACATCTAGATGGTAATACCAGATTTAAGTGAATCATTACTGGGACTGTTGACATAACATGTGAGTATGAGTGGTGTTATTACTGGCGTGAACCAGCGAATCAGAAGACAAACCACAATTATATGTATGTTCAAGCAAAAGAACAGAGAAAAGATGTGACTCAGGATATTGGAAGCAAAACACATCAAGGTGATCAGTGGAGAGAGATTCATGcatcaaacactaagggcctcgttacgaggctggcagtcctaagaccgccagcctcggaatggcggttggaccgccacagataGGGCGGTCCAATCGTTGACCCTGCCAGGCTGCAgctagcctgcagcctggcggtcccggcagttgcaatccgccagggcagcactgcaagcagcgctgccctgggaattacgagtccccatccaccagcctttccatggcagttaacaccgccatggaaaggctggtggaatggaggcatctgggggcccctgggggcccttgcactgcccatacacttggcatgggcagtggaggggcccccatgcacagccccatcgtgcatttcactgcccgaattacgggcagtgaatcgcacgatgggtgctgctgcacccgacgcacctcaacattgccgccggctcgattacgagccggcttcaatgttgtggtgagtgttccgctggccctgtggaacactcctaatatggcaggcaaaagacctccaaGACTGGCGgctttggcagtcctgtgaaaggaccaccgaagtcgtaatgaggccctatcttCTAAGGTCAGAGTAAAATAATGGGAATATCTGTGGATATGTAGATTTTTACACCTCAATACTGATTTACAAAAAACCTTTTAttgttcctcccatgcttccttttttttttttcaaatcctctCCCTCATACTTCTTTTCTCAGTACTCCATCTGTTCTTAATGTGTCTCCTAAGGTCCTCAATACCCCAAGTTGATGTCTCGGATGTCTGACACAAGAATCAAGAGCTGTGTGTTGTGCGTCCTggacgtatgttacctgaagttggGCAAACACACAGCCTGAGTAGTCTTTCTTCAGAAGAAATTATTCACTTCACAGCTTTGATACTCAGCTTTAAAGTAAGAATTGATGGGGAGGATGATCAATATCTTAACCCAGAAAATTTTATTTATATGTAAACCAACTTCTAACATCGAAATACCTAAAGAAACCCCTTGTGGTATTTTTCTCAGAACTCAAAGGGGCCTGGTCTGTTGGCATTAGTTCCTCTCTTTTAGAGACTTTGGTAATCAGCACAGCCCCCTCCTTAATGGCCATCAGTGACTGGATGCGCTCCATGTAGCCTGGCTTGGCTTCCTCTTTCTCTGACAGGATCAGTAGGTCAATATACTCTGGGGTTGAGAGTGGGTTTGGCTTCAGGGCAATTTCTTCTAGTCTCTGGAGGCACCTCAACAACTCATCAATTAGATCTACAACTTTTTCTTCAACGCAAGCAAGCTCCTCATTCAGCTGCTGAAATATCCCTTCAGCCGTCATCACTTCGCCTCGTGCCTTCTCGTAGTTGTCCTTTAACTCTTGGTAAGTTCCGGTTTCAATCTCAATTTCATAAATCCATTTGTATTTCTGATTGAAATGAACACTCCAGATACAGTGCCCTGGACAAATACGGCACGTCTTATTTCCATCCATTGCCCTACATCCATACTTCTTACTATCATCAGGAATCTGACATGGATAGTGACAGGTGTGGTGACACTTCTGACAATTAGTTATGAAATtggttacttcttttttttttgccacagtttTGGGTACTTCATACTCAAAGTTCTCATTGGCTTTCATCTTATCCCTATTCTGCTCCAAGACCGCCTTTGTGTTCCTGATCTCCTCCTGCTTTGTCAGGCCAGCTCTGATCTGGGGCTGCAGACCTTCTACAACAACCTCTAGCTGCTTGCGCTCTTCAAGAACTTCCTTAGTTAATCGCAAGCTCTTGGTTTCCAGCTTTTTTAGTGCTGTAAAAAAGTTCTTCAGGCTGTTGACACCCATCTTCCAAAACATCTTGTCGAAGTTTTCATCCTCTTCTGTGTCCTCCGTGGATTCATCGCATCCATTGTAAGCAAACAAAGCAGAATTGTTGAATTTGAAATGGACAGGGGTACCGCTGTCCATCGGACAAGGCATCTCCGCCACTCTAATTGCTTCCAGCACTGGAGGTTTTTGACCATCAGCGAAGGTGACCAGTACGAGTATGTTGTCGGCCACATCCTTACCAAAAATGGAGAGTATGGAATCAAATATATATCTCTGTGAAGGAGTGAGACGAGCCAATGAGGACTGGACTACAAAGCATACTGCGTCTAGATGATCAACACCACCGGGTGTAGAAAAGAACTCTCTGATCTGTTCAACAAGGAACCTGTCTCTGTCGATGCCCCTAGTTTCCCCGAATCCTGGTGTGTCTATAATAGTGAGGCTGTGTGGCACCTGGAAACCCTCCTGGTGAATGAGGTGATACGAAGTTATTGAAGAGGTCTGGCTCTCTGCTTGTGAACGATTGGTCTCTTCATCGATTAGTTTAAATCTGAAATCATCTTCCCACTTAACTCCTAAGATGTAGTTGGTCATCCCGTTGATTAAAGTGGTCTTTCCtgagcctgttgctccaagaagCATGATAACCTTGTCATTGTAAGTAGGTTTCCAGGGTCCAAAAGTGCACATCTGACGATATCCATTCTTGTCAATCTTCCGTTTTCGAAGCAGAAGTTTGTGAATGGATGGCTTGCTCTTTTCCTTCTCAATCTGAATGCTTTTCTTCAGAAAAGCATCTGCCGAACTGAGCTTGTGATCTGTTGAGACATTTAAATATCTTAAACATATTGTACACATGTATACACTCGTCAATAGTATTTTACAAATTAATCTAATGCAAAGTAGATGAAGATGTACAATACAAAATTAATACATAAATAGTTTGTTTTCTGCATGCCTCTTTAACACATCAATAGATTCTTTACT
The genomic region above belongs to Pleurodeles waltl isolate 20211129_DDA chromosome 1_1, aPleWal1.hap1.20221129, whole genome shotgun sequence and contains:
- the LOC138265699 gene encoding uncharacterized protein codes for the protein MGKRKGKINRQSCESRGHGCADAFLADHKLSSADAFLKKSIQIEKEKSKPSIHKLLLRKRKIDKNGYRQMCTFGPWKPTYNDKVIMLLGATGSGKTTLINGMTNYILGVKWEDDFRFKLIDEETNRSQAESQTSSITSYHLIHQEGFQVPHSLTIIDTPGFGETRGIDRDRFLVEQIREFFSTPGGVDHLDAVCFVVQSSLARLTPSQRYIFDSILSIFGKDVADNILVLVTFADGQKPPVLEAIRVAEMPCPMDSGTPVHFKFNNSALFAYNGCDESTEDTEEDENFDKMFWKMGVNSLKNFFTALKKLETKSLRLTKEVLEERKQLEVVVEGLQPQIRAGLTKQEEIRNTKAVLEQNRDKMKANENFEYEVPKTVAKKKEVTNFITNCQKCHHTCHYPCQIPDDSKKYGCRAMDGNKTCRICPGHCIWSVHFNQKYKWIYEIEIETGTYQELKDNYEKARGEVMTAEGIFQQLNEELACVEEKVVDLIDELLRCLQRLEEIALKPNPLSTPEYIDLLILSEKEEAKPGYMERIQSLMAIKEGAVLITKVSKREELMPTDQAPLSSEKNTTRGFFRYFDVRSWFTYK